One window of Maridesulfovibrio frigidus DSM 17176 genomic DNA carries:
- the fliD gene encoding flagellar filament capping protein FliD, which produces MTISSLSSDVLAYSSTSTSGSVSFQGLGNGTDFEEIIDVTIEAESYKKEQYEEDLEYSENAVEILTTLDEELIALSVTMQEMDEVEEFYCYTGTISGDELSAIVEDGAEPSTHTVVIEQLAKRDTWVAENYDISSYDTEVCSADSSITLAYAGEDITLDLSAGTTAEELVSQINSSSKFDDKIDASLVFDGNNYHLSLSGADTGLDNMIEIKDLSALDSVTAADFTNTQQAQNAYLKIDGYPSGADEWLERDSNTVDDLINDVTLTLTSTTDEDGIEVSISYDTDSMMENVETFVSEINQILYDIQSVTGRLDSYDEDDDDDDTSFRMNDSTLDLVYNQIKSILSSIGQGFQRYDSDTGTGDMYSSLAMVGISTDSEQGSDTFGQLVLDYDELEEALTESPETVAALFAASGEATTSNSSLDIISSISGLTNAGEYDVEYEVSGGAIISATINGVDMLIDGDTMLAGSDSDANGLYLDGTETADGVYSSTILIKQGKAGELADLCSTLTDVETGAIPLLLSSYETSCTNYENEIYDESERLDLLETSLTRKYAALDEMLSYYENIESQLETSLDTSD; this is translated from the coding sequence ATGACTATATCGTCACTCTCATCAGATGTTCTGGCATATTCTTCGACATCTACTTCAGGGTCAGTCAGTTTTCAGGGACTTGGTAACGGCACAGACTTCGAGGAAATTATCGACGTCACCATCGAAGCCGAATCATATAAAAAAGAGCAATATGAGGAAGATCTTGAATACTCCGAAAATGCAGTTGAGATTCTAACCACTCTTGATGAGGAACTTATTGCTCTTTCGGTAACTATGCAGGAAATGGACGAAGTTGAGGAGTTTTATTGCTATACTGGTACTATTTCGGGAGATGAGTTGAGTGCTATAGTCGAAGATGGAGCGGAGCCTAGTACTCACACTGTAGTTATCGAACAGCTTGCCAAAAGGGATACATGGGTTGCAGAAAATTATGATATCAGCTCTTATGATACAGAGGTTTGCTCCGCAGATTCATCAATAACTTTGGCTTATGCAGGTGAGGATATCACCTTGGATCTTTCGGCTGGAACTACAGCTGAAGAGTTGGTTTCACAGATTAATAGCAGTAGTAAATTTGATGATAAAATTGATGCATCACTTGTGTTCGACGGTAATAACTACCATTTAAGTCTTTCAGGCGCAGATACAGGGCTTGATAACATGATCGAGATAAAAGATCTCAGCGCTCTTGATTCAGTAACTGCTGCAGATTTTACCAATACTCAACAAGCTCAGAATGCATACCTAAAAATCGATGGCTATCCGTCTGGCGCGGATGAGTGGCTTGAAAGAGACTCAAATACTGTAGACGATCTCATCAATGATGTGACCCTCACTTTAACCAGCACGACGGATGAGGATGGTATAGAAGTCTCTATCAGCTATGATACGGATTCTATGATGGAAAATGTTGAAACTTTTGTGTCAGAAATAAATCAAATTCTTTATGATATTCAGAGTGTTACGGGTAGGCTTGATAGTTACGATGAGGATGACGATGATGATGATACTTCATTCAGAATGAACGATAGCACGTTGGATTTGGTTTATAATCAGATCAAATCTATATTATCATCAATAGGGCAAGGCTTTCAACGTTATGACAGTGATACCGGAACCGGGGATATGTATTCATCGCTTGCAATGGTGGGGATATCCACTGATTCGGAACAAGGGTCCGATACTTTCGGGCAACTTGTTCTCGACTATGATGAACTGGAGGAAGCCCTTACTGAATCTCCGGAAACTGTTGCAGCGCTTTTTGCTGCATCTGGCGAAGCTACTACAAGTAATTCCTCGTTAGACATAATATCAAGTATCAGCGGACTTACAAATGCTGGTGAATATGATGTTGAATATGAAGTTTCAGGCGGAGCGATTATTTCGGCAACAATTAACGGTGTCGATATGTTGATAGACGGGGATACCATGCTTGCTGGATCAGACAGTGATGCAAATGGACTGTATCTGGACGGAACAGAAACAGCGGATGGCGTTTACTCGTCAACAATTTTGATTAAGCAGGGCAAGGCTGGTGAACTCGCGGATCTTTGCTCAACGCTTACGGACGTTGAAACCGGAGCTATTCCGTTACTTTTGAGTAGTTATGAGACTTCTTGTACCAATTATGAAAATGAAATTTACGATGAAAGTGAACGGCTCGATTTGCTTGAAACAAGTCTAACCCGTAAATACGCTGCGTTAGATGAGATGCTATCATATTATGAAAATATTGAAAGTCAGCTTGAAACTTCACTTGATACTTCAGATTAA
- a CDS encoding 3-oxoacyl-[acyl-carrier-protein] synthase III C-terminal domain-containing protein — protein MPSRRVCNDEIIDLIKFYSRQLSKKELSEVTDEAQNLLNQAGSQTRSWRLDYENPEILIAEAFTKASEQSHIAKNEIDGVIYASIHRLFLEPASASSVCDRLGIKPKHSFDILDACMGWCSAIEVAKQFLFNGIWKNALIITSEFPIEKNGVIIPGCFSIKSPDELETKFAGLTMGEGATATFLSASEKDWSFTRCEEPGLSSLCTVPLRNMNSYQAELDKLALNGPDVFSAKALDMAKRGFRPGVQVFKEYIAQHGIPDVIIPHSVSTLVPLRAAQRFGLGERVFNTFSELGNLSTSSVPTSICAAIHRNRITQNDHLAGWIASAGMKFCAMNIHLHPQLLMSATDQVERQKLVKKLITNTESFV, from the coding sequence TTGCCCAGTAGGCGTGTTTGTAATGATGAAATTATAGATTTGATTAAATTCTATAGCAGGCAGTTAAGTAAAAAAGAGCTATCTGAAGTAACTGATGAAGCTCAAAATTTATTAAATCAAGCAGGGTCACAAACAAGAAGTTGGCGACTTGATTATGAAAATCCAGAAATTTTAATTGCCGAAGCTTTTACTAAAGCTTCGGAACAATCACATATAGCTAAAAATGAGATAGATGGAGTTATCTACGCGTCTATTCATAGACTATTTCTTGAACCAGCTTCGGCATCTTCCGTCTGTGATAGATTGGGAATTAAGCCTAAACACAGCTTTGACATTCTTGATGCCTGTATGGGGTGGTGCAGTGCAATTGAAGTAGCAAAGCAGTTTCTTTTTAATGGGATATGGAAAAACGCATTAATAATTACTTCTGAATTTCCCATAGAGAAAAACGGGGTCATAATCCCCGGATGCTTTTCAATTAAATCTCCAGATGAATTGGAAACTAAATTTGCGGGCTTAACTATGGGAGAAGGGGCAACAGCAACATTTCTTTCAGCAAGTGAAAAAGATTGGTCTTTTACCCGTTGTGAAGAACCCGGACTTTCAAGTCTCTGCACGGTACCACTAAGGAATATGAACTCCTATCAGGCTGAATTGGATAAACTTGCGTTAAATGGGCCTGACGTTTTTAGTGCAAAGGCTCTGGATATGGCAAAACGTGGATTTAGACCTGGAGTTCAAGTTTTTAAAGAATATATAGCACAACACGGTATTCCAGATGTTATTATTCCACATTCAGTGTCAACACTGGTTCCATTAAGGGCTGCACAACGATTCGGTTTAGGAGAGCGAGTATTCAATACATTTTCAGAACTCGGTAACCTGTCAACGAGTTCTGTTCCAACCTCGATCTGTGCAGCAATTCATCGCAATAGAATTACACAGAATGATCATCTCGCAGGATGGATCGCAAGTGCAGGGATGAAATTTTGTGCTATGAATATACATCTACATCCTCAATTACTCATGTCAGCAACGGACCAAGTAGAGAGACAAAAATTGGTAAAAAAACTGATAACGAATACTGAAAGTTTTGTTTAA
- the nqrF gene encoding NADH:ubiquinone reductase (Na(+)-transporting) subunit F — protein MVEIILGVVMFTGVVLTLCVFILLARAKLVPSGEVNIEINGDPEKTLEVRPGAKLLNVLADKEIYIPSACGGGGSCGQCKCKVHEGGGDILPTETSFVSKREAREGTRLACQVNVKQDMKIEVPAEIFDIKKWECTVQSNTPRATFIKEFTIKLPEGENVDFRAGGYIQIEAPAHTVHYKDFEVGDRFKEDWDKFDIWRYTSVVKEPIVRAYSMANYPEEEGIIMLNVRVCPPPPFAPDSPPGQMSSYIYSLQPGDKVTISGPYGEFFARETDAEMIFIGGGAGMAPMRSHIFDQLKRLSATRKISYWYGARSLREMFYVEEFDKLAEECPNFTWHVALSDPLPEDNWTGYTGFIHNVLYDNYIKDHQAPEDCEYYMCGPPMMASAVENMLMAQGVEKENIMYDDFGG, from the coding sequence ATGGTTGAAATAATACTCGGAGTAGTGATGTTTACCGGCGTAGTTCTTACGCTGTGTGTGTTCATTCTGCTCGCCCGGGCCAAACTTGTCCCGAGCGGAGAGGTTAACATTGAAATCAACGGAGATCCGGAAAAGACCCTTGAGGTCAGACCCGGTGCAAAACTCCTTAACGTATTGGCCGACAAAGAAATATACATTCCCTCCGCTTGCGGTGGGGGTGGATCTTGTGGTCAGTGTAAATGTAAAGTTCACGAAGGCGGCGGAGACATTCTGCCCACGGAAACTTCATTCGTCAGCAAGCGTGAAGCTCGTGAAGGTACTCGTCTAGCCTGTCAGGTGAACGTAAAACAAGATATGAAGATTGAGGTTCCAGCCGAAATCTTTGATATCAAGAAATGGGAGTGCACGGTTCAATCCAATACCCCGCGTGCTACATTTATTAAAGAATTCACAATAAAACTTCCGGAAGGCGAAAATGTTGATTTCCGCGCCGGTGGTTACATTCAGATAGAAGCTCCGGCTCATACCGTCCACTACAAGGATTTTGAAGTAGGCGATAGGTTCAAGGAAGACTGGGATAAATTCGATATATGGCGTTACACTTCAGTGGTCAAAGAACCAATTGTACGTGCGTACTCTATGGCCAACTACCCTGAAGAAGAAGGCATCATAATGCTTAACGTACGAGTTTGTCCGCCGCCTCCTTTTGCGCCGGACTCCCCTCCCGGACAGATGTCTTCGTACATCTATAGCCTGCAGCCCGGTGACAAGGTCACAATTTCCGGCCCTTACGGCGAATTCTTTGCCCGTGAGACAGATGCGGAAATGATCTTCATCGGTGGTGGTGCAGGAATGGCTCCAATGCGTTCGCACATCTTCGACCAGCTTAAACGTCTCAGCGCAACACGCAAAATCAGTTACTGGTACGGCGCTCGTAGTTTGCGTGAGATGTTCTATGTAGAAGAATTCGATAAGCTCGCTGAAGAATGTCCGAACTTCACTTGGCATGTGGCTTTGTCTGATCCATTACCAGAAGACAATTGGACCGGGTACACCGGCTTTATCCACAATGTACTTTACGATAATTACATCAAAGACCACCAGGCTCCAGAAGACTGTGAATACTACATGTGTGGACCGCCAATGATGGCTTCCGCCGTGGAGAATATGCTCATGGCTCAGGGCGTTGAAAAAGAAAACATAATGTACGACGACTTCGGCGGCTAA
- a CDS encoding tyrosine-type recombinase/integrase has product MELNYAIEIFLQHCQVERNLSELTLKAYRKDLDQFIIRISNRNIHVQGIHKEFIRTFIKYLSSEYKPRSIKRKIATLKSLFTFLEREDIINTTPFRKIHLKLNRSKELPKIIRKSSLNRIIKYAYLEKNKYLSESRGYRETTRDIAVIELLFSTGIRVSELCNITFNEIDLKNKVLKIHGKGKKERIIPLCEKKSLAILREYAHLYDEYLPHSTSFFLNRDCHPLSDQSVRRIINKYCTIAGVSEHITPHMFRHTIATMLLENGVDIRNIQTLLGHSSLSVTEIYTHVSLSSQRSILTLKHPRKNIC; this is encoded by the coding sequence ATGGAACTTAATTATGCTATAGAAATATTCTTGCAGCACTGCCAAGTAGAGAGAAATCTTTCTGAACTTACTTTAAAAGCATATAGAAAAGACCTAGATCAATTTATAATCAGGATATCAAACCGTAATATACACGTACAAGGTATACATAAAGAATTTATTCGTACTTTTATTAAGTATCTTTCATCAGAGTATAAACCTAGAAGCATTAAAAGAAAGATTGCAACACTAAAATCTCTTTTTACTTTCCTTGAGCGTGAAGATATTATAAATACAACTCCATTTAGAAAAATACACTTAAAATTAAATAGATCAAAAGAATTGCCTAAAATAATACGCAAATCATCATTAAATAGAATTATTAAGTATGCATATTTAGAAAAAAATAAGTATTTATCAGAAAGTAGAGGATATAGAGAAACAACACGAGACATAGCTGTAATAGAACTTTTATTTTCAACAGGGATAAGAGTCTCTGAACTATGCAATATTACATTTAATGAGATAGATTTGAAAAACAAAGTACTCAAGATACATGGAAAAGGTAAGAAAGAAAGAATAATACCACTTTGTGAAAAAAAATCATTAGCTATTTTAAGAGAGTATGCTCACCTTTATGATGAATACTTGCCTCATTCTACATCATTTTTTCTAAATAGAGACTGCCATCCCCTTTCCGACCAATCGGTCCGAAGAATCATAAATAAATATTGCACAATTGCAGGAGTGTCAGAACATATTACTCCACATATGTTTAGACACACCATTGCGACAATGCTTCTAGAAAATGGAGTGGATATAAGGAATATTCAAACATTATTAGGACATAGCTCACTTTCTGTCACAGAAATATATACTCACGTGAGCCTTTCATCCCAACGTAGCATTCTTACTTTAAAGCATCCAAGGAAGAATATTTGCTAG
- a CDS encoding FAD:protein FMN transferase, which produces MKLFSGSLKKIAVLLVLMLILGGCSGDPTPVQLKGKAIGTMYSIVIYGLPDSLPVDNLNKGVELIVGDINSAMSLFKPDSELSRFNTQQNLDWFPVSKELAGVVKTAKEINRITHGAFDITIAPLVNLWGFGPDKQNDVVPDDNDIKKAMSDVGSNLVEVRLDPPALKKLKPGITLDLAAIAKGYCVDAVSNWLESQKVNNFMVEIGGEIRAKGTKPGNMPWRIAVEKPVSVERSLQAVITFTDKAMATSGDYRNYFEVDGKRYSHILAPTTGRPITHTLVSVSVMDDTCTRADALATGLMVLGPEQGFEVARKENLSAFFIVKTADGFVETAIGNFPQHEKLN; this is translated from the coding sequence ATGAAGTTGTTTTCAGGATCGTTGAAAAAAATAGCCGTGTTACTCGTTCTAATGCTCATATTAGGCGGATGCAGCGGCGACCCCACCCCTGTACAACTTAAGGGCAAAGCCATTGGCACGATGTATTCCATCGTGATTTACGGACTGCCAGACAGCTTGCCAGTTGATAACTTGAACAAAGGCGTCGAACTGATTGTAGGTGATATTAACTCTGCAATGTCCCTGTTCAAACCCGATTCCGAATTGTCTCGTTTCAATACTCAGCAGAATCTTGATTGGTTCCCCGTATCCAAAGAGTTGGCCGGTGTCGTTAAGACGGCTAAGGAAATCAACCGGATAACGCACGGGGCGTTCGACATAACTATAGCTCCACTGGTTAATCTGTGGGGATTTGGCCCTGATAAGCAGAACGATGTTGTACCTGATGATAACGATATCAAAAAAGCTATGAGTGATGTAGGATCTAACCTTGTAGAAGTACGTTTAGATCCGCCAGCACTGAAAAAGCTTAAACCGGGCATAACTCTTGATCTGGCTGCCATAGCCAAAGGTTACTGCGTTGACGCTGTAAGCAATTGGCTCGAAAGCCAAAAAGTAAATAACTTCATGGTGGAAATTGGTGGAGAAATCCGGGCCAAGGGAACAAAGCCGGGCAATATGCCTTGGCGTATTGCTGTAGAAAAACCGGTCAGCGTGGAACGCTCTTTACAAGCCGTGATCACCTTTACAGACAAGGCTATGGCCACATCCGGTGATTACCGAAACTATTTTGAAGTGGACGGTAAACGCTACTCACACATTCTCGCCCCGACCACAGGGCGTCCAATTACCCATACGCTCGTATCGGTAAGCGTCATGGACGATACTTGCACTCGCGCTGACGCATTAGCCACAGGGTTGATGGTGCTTGGACCGGAGCAAGGTTTCGAAGTAGCCAGAAAAGAAAATCTATCCGCATTTTTCATAGTGAAAACCGCAGATGGATTCGTAGAGACCGCAATCGGAAATTTCCCCCAACACGAAAAACTGAACTAA
- a CDS encoding zinc-binding alcohol dehydrogenase family protein, which translates to MKSIMSKCGQTADNPTTFTLKDQSVPEPEAHDILVRILAIGMNPVDTKVRMGMDGEKVLGWDACGVVEGVGADVENFSKRDRVFYAGDLTRPGTNSEYHLVDERIAAIAPASLSDADVAAMPLTSITAWEALFERLQFKPDEGANKGKSVMIIGGAGGVGSIATQLAHWAGLTVYSTASRPDTETWCKSLGADFVINHRNNILEELVASGAKDVDAILCTTHLESHWQAMSECIRPQGRVAFIDDPENNLDITLFKRKSVSLTWEFMYTRSMFQTDDMAEQGKLLARVSELLECGTIKSTCSETLTGLTAENIQKMHIRQETGTMIGKQVLVF; encoded by the coding sequence ATGAAAAGTATAATGTCAAAATGCGGCCAGACCGCAGATAATCCAACTACATTTACGCTTAAAGATCAGTCTGTTCCAGAGCCTGAAGCTCATGATATTCTTGTTCGGATATTAGCTATCGGAATGAATCCGGTGGATACAAAGGTTCGGATGGGTATGGACGGTGAAAAAGTTTTAGGCTGGGATGCATGCGGCGTTGTTGAGGGTGTTGGAGCTGATGTTGAAAATTTCTCCAAGAGGGACCGCGTGTTCTACGCAGGAGATCTTACCCGTCCCGGTACTAACAGCGAATATCATCTTGTGGATGAGCGCATTGCCGCCATCGCTCCCGCATCTCTCAGTGATGCTGACGTCGCAGCCATGCCGCTCACATCTATTACTGCATGGGAAGCTCTTTTTGAACGTTTGCAGTTTAAGCCAGACGAAGGGGCTAATAAGGGTAAAAGTGTCATGATTATCGGCGGAGCTGGCGGGGTTGGATCTATTGCAACGCAGCTTGCACACTGGGCCGGGCTCACAGTCTATTCTACAGCCTCCCGTCCAGATACAGAGACGTGGTGTAAAAGTCTCGGGGCCGATTTTGTCATCAATCACCGCAACAATATTTTGGAAGAACTTGTCGCGTCCGGCGCAAAAGATGTGGATGCAATTTTGTGCACAACCCATCTGGAAAGCCATTGGCAGGCCATGTCGGAATGTATCCGTCCTCAAGGTCGAGTCGCCTTTATTGACGATCCTGAAAATAATTTGGATATAACTTTATTCAAAAGGAAAAGCGTCTCCCTCACTTGGGAGTTCATGTATACGCGCTCAATGTTTCAGACTGACGATATGGCAGAGCAGGGCAAGCTGCTTGCCCGTGTATCCGAACTACTTGAATGTGGCACAATCAAGTCAACATGCAGTGAAACTTTGACTGGATTGACTGCGGAAAATATTCAGAAGATGCACATCCGACAGGAAACCGGAACCATGATTGGCAAACAGGTTCTGGTGTTCTAA
- the nqrE gene encoding NADH:ubiquinone reductase (Na(+)-transporting) subunit E: protein MEHLINIFIKSIFIENMALAFFLGMCTYLAVSKKVATSMGLGVAVVVVMTITVPVNNLLYNYFLREGALAWAGFDNTDLTFVGLISYIGVIAAIVQIMEMTLDKYFPSLYNALGIFLPLITVNCAILGASLFMVERDYNFVESVTFGFGSGIGWALAIVILAGIREKMKYSNVPAELEGLGITFIVVGLMSFGFLSFSGIQM from the coding sequence GTGGAACATCTGATTAATATATTCATCAAATCGATTTTTATCGAAAATATGGCCCTGGCCTTCTTCCTTGGCATGTGTACCTATTTGGCAGTGTCCAAAAAGGTCGCCACATCCATGGGACTCGGCGTAGCCGTTGTCGTTGTCATGACAATCACGGTTCCGGTCAATAACTTGCTTTACAACTACTTCCTGCGTGAAGGCGCATTGGCGTGGGCCGGATTCGATAATACCGATCTGACCTTTGTTGGGCTTATCTCCTACATCGGAGTTATCGCAGCTATCGTCCAAATTATGGAAATGACTCTCGATAAGTATTTCCCATCGTTATACAACGCCTTGGGAATCTTTTTGCCGCTAATCACAGTTAACTGTGCCATTTTGGGGGCTTCCCTCTTTATGGTAGAGCGTGATTACAACTTCGTTGAATCCGTTACTTTCGGTTTCGGTTCCGGCATAGGTTGGGCACTAGCCATTGTTATTCTGGCTGGTATTCGCGAAAAGATGAAATACTCCAACGTTCCGGCTGAACTCGAAGGACTGGGCATCACGTTTATTGTGGTTGGTCTTATGTCTTTCGGATTCCTGTCGTTTTCCGGCATCCAAATGTAG
- the flgL gene encoding flagellar hook-associated protein FlgL: MRISTTQIYAQSLSSINSSLVRMNEISVETSSQKSLNAPSDDPAGMGNVIALRTYDASLASQIDNGNAANGVLGTADDLLVQASEIMNSVLEQAEQGATGTYDLTQGQMMAEQMRGYMESLVSIANSKSGDDYLFSGEATDTSPYEYTTGVTLNGDSPELTDIAGITGELDDNVWVEFTSDGTVGVDSVDYRYSTDGGVSWETGTLDGTTVPPDTTLELGDVSVEMNSGTVLTAVDDDGGSQFIVRTALSYNGSDEAMSVAISASTDVDVNTVGYEAFGGVDSDTGSLYGDPNLFETINDAIAYLEIGDNDGVANCLEKLRDGHESITTVSADIGSSEEKTSFILSSLSLARERVASAISSEEDANTAQLSIELSQAEYVYQAVLESSAKIISFSIMDYI, translated from the coding sequence ATGCGAATTAGTACCACCCAAATTTATGCGCAGAGTTTAAGCAGCATTAATTCTTCTTTAGTCAGAATGAATGAGATTAGTGTGGAAACCAGTTCTCAAAAGAGCCTTAATGCGCCGTCTGATGATCCCGCAGGTATGGGGAATGTCATCGCCTTAAGGACATATGACGCAAGCCTCGCATCACAAATTGATAATGGAAACGCTGCTAATGGAGTACTTGGAACTGCTGATGATCTGCTTGTACAGGCTAGTGAAATAATGAATTCCGTGCTTGAGCAGGCTGAGCAGGGGGCAACAGGAACATACGATCTCACGCAGGGCCAGATGATGGCAGAGCAGATGAGAGGCTATATGGAATCTCTTGTTAGTATTGCGAACTCTAAATCTGGCGATGATTACCTGTTTTCGGGTGAAGCTACTGATACTTCTCCATACGAATATACTACGGGAGTGACTTTAAATGGTGATTCTCCAGAGTTAACGGATATAGCGGGAATTACGGGTGAGCTAGACGATAACGTCTGGGTTGAATTCACTTCAGATGGAACCGTAGGCGTAGACTCAGTTGATTATAGGTACTCAACTGATGGTGGGGTATCTTGGGAAACAGGAACTCTTGATGGAACAACCGTGCCCCCTGATACAACTCTTGAGCTTGGAGATGTCTCTGTTGAAATGAATTCCGGGACTGTTCTGACTGCTGTAGATGACGACGGTGGTAGCCAGTTTATAGTTCGAACAGCACTTTCATACAATGGATCAGATGAAGCAATGTCCGTTGCTATCTCAGCGAGTACTGACGTTGATGTAAATACCGTAGGATATGAAGCTTTCGGAGGTGTAGACTCTGATACGGGCTCGCTCTACGGAGATCCCAATTTGTTTGAAACTATTAATGATGCAATCGCATATTTGGAAATAGGGGATAACGATGGGGTTGCAAACTGTCTTGAAAAACTCCGTGACGGGCATGAATCTATAACAACTGTTTCTGCTGACATAGGGTCAAGTGAAGAGAAAACATCCTTTATACTTAGTAGTCTGTCACTAGCACGGGAGCGGGTCGCTTCAGCCATAAGCTCTGAAGAAGACGCAAACACTGCTCAGTTATCAATTGAATTGAGTCAGGCAGAATATGTTTATCAGGCGGTTCTTGAATCCTCAGCTAAAATAATAAGTTTCAGCATAATGGACTACATATAG
- a CDS encoding ferritin family protein yields the protein MTNVQTAKDVIEQTKAFHKKLGDFYQNLADKVEKERVKILLEYMSRHHDHIAIIIDEYESSAAENILSTWFMFVHKECDLSPFFDANIGPDMTAQQVIKVAVDLDKCLLDTYEGLLQNDIADDVREVFQSLLEMEKLEKIKLAKNALKIETM from the coding sequence ATGACAAATGTCCAGACTGCCAAAGATGTAATTGAACAAACCAAAGCTTTCCATAAGAAGTTAGGTGATTTTTACCAGAATCTGGCCGACAAGGTCGAAAAAGAGAGGGTCAAAATCCTTCTTGAGTATATGAGTCGCCACCATGACCATATCGCTATAATTATTGATGAATACGAGTCCAGTGCCGCTGAAAATATCCTGAGCACATGGTTCATGTTTGTTCATAAAGAATGTGATCTGAGTCCATTTTTCGATGCTAATATCGGCCCGGACATGACTGCCCAGCAGGTAATTAAAGTTGCCGTTGACCTCGATAAATGCCTTTTGGACACCTATGAAGGACTGCTCCAAAATGACATCGCTGACGATGTCCGCGAAGTATTCCAAAGCTTGCTCGAAATGGAAAAGCTCGAAAAGATTAAGTTAGCTAAAAATGCACTAAAAATTGAAACTATGTAA
- a CDS encoding NADH:ubiquinone reductase (Na(+)-transporting) subunit D, whose product MGKFREVLFKPLLEDNPIAVQILGVCSALAVTTKLETAFVMSLAVIFVTAASNVSISAIRKHIPSSIRIIVMMTIIATLVIIVDQFLKAFAYGISKQLSVFVGLIITNCIVMGRAEAFAMKNEPSLSLADGIGNGLGYGLILIIVAFMREFFGSGKVFGLSVFKLTSEGGWYEPNGLMLLPPSAFFIIGLLIWSVNSYEKRKNSAKR is encoded by the coding sequence ATGGGTAAGTTCAGAGAAGTTTTGTTCAAGCCGCTTCTGGAGGACAACCCCATTGCAGTCCAGATCCTCGGGGTCTGTTCAGCTCTGGCCGTTACCACCAAGCTGGAAACAGCGTTTGTAATGAGCTTGGCCGTTATTTTTGTTACGGCTGCTTCAAACGTCTCAATCAGTGCTATCCGGAAACACATTCCATCAAGCATACGCATTATCGTTATGATGACCATCATTGCTACATTGGTCATCATCGTCGATCAGTTTCTTAAAGCGTTCGCCTACGGGATCAGTAAGCAGCTGTCTGTGTTCGTCGGGTTGATTATTACCAACTGTATCGTCATGGGCCGGGCTGAAGCTTTTGCGATGAAGAATGAACCAAGCCTTAGTCTTGCCGATGGTATCGGTAATGGCCTAGGTTACGGGCTTATTCTTATTATCGTAGCCTTTATGCGCGAGTTTTTCGGCTCGGGCAAAGTGTTCGGATTAAGTGTGTTCAAGCTGACCTCCGAAGGTGGCTGGTACGAGCCTAATGGCCTAATGCTTCTGCCACCCAGCGCCTTCTTCATCATTGGACTGCTTATTTGGTCCGTGAATTCTTATGAAAAGCGGAAGAACAGTGCTAAGCGCTAA